In Chryseobacterium gleum, a single genomic region encodes these proteins:
- a CDS encoding GNAT family N-acetyltransferase: MERTEIVLEGRKGEIQLFSDEHKAGKMDISVIGKKLTVYHTEVNPEYEGKGFAKILLERLVSYARENDLKIMPLCPYVHAQFKRHPEEYNDVWLKEEL; encoded by the coding sequence ATGGAAAGAACAGAAATCGTGTTAGAAGGAAGAAAAGGAGAAATTCAGCTTTTCTCAGACGAACATAAAGCAGGTAAAATGGATATTTCAGTCATTGGAAAAAAACTGACTGTTTACCATACGGAAGTGAATCCGGAATATGAAGGAAAAGGCTTTGCCAAAATTTTACTGGAGAGACTGGTATCTTATGCTAGAGAAAATGATTTGAAGATTATGCCGTTGTGTCCGTATGTTCACGCTCAGTTCAAACGCCATCCGGAAGAATATAATGATGTCTGGCTGAAGGAAGAGCTCTAA